A part of Synechococcus sp. KORDI-49 genomic DNA contains:
- a CDS encoding BMC domain-containing protein yields MANETMGIALGMIETRGLVPAIEAADAMTKAAEVRLIGREFVGGGYVTVLVRGETGAVNAAVRAGADACERVGDGLVAAHIIARPHREVEPALGNGNFLGQKD; encoded by the coding sequence ATGGCTAACGAAACCATGGGCATCGCCCTCGGCATGATCGAGACCCGCGGTCTGGTCCCCGCCATCGAGGCAGCTGATGCCATGACCAAGGCCGCCGAAGTGCGACTGATCGGTCGCGAGTTCGTCGGTGGCGGTTACGTCACCGTTCTGGTCCGCGGCGAGACCGGCGCTGTCAACGCCGCTGTCCGCGCTGGCGCTGATGCCTGCGAGCGCGTCGGCGACGGCCTTGTGGCTGCCCACATCATTGCCCGCCCCCACCGCGAAGTGGAGCCTGCTCTGGGCAACGGCAACTTCCTCGGTCAGAAGGACTGA
- a CDS encoding BMC domain-containing protein encodes MATPSPTPRRRTTRSSAAAKSAASKTVDVTPVVSTPAAAAPSPTSSPAASAPATPTPRRASARTPSAAGGSGSKRGATSLSANQAADAPISGIALGMIETRGVVPAIEAADAMTKAAEVTLICREFVGGGYVTVMVRGETGAVNAAVRAGADACERVGDGLVAAHIIARPHQEVEPALVSSGALRRS; translated from the coding sequence ATGGCCACTCCTTCCCCGACTCCCCGCCGCCGCACCACCCGCAGTTCCGCTGCAGCCAAGAGTGCCGCCAGCAAGACCGTGGACGTCACTCCCGTTGTCAGCACTCCGGCAGCTGCCGCTCCCAGTCCCACCAGCAGCCCGGCCGCGAGCGCACCGGCCACCCCCACCCCCCGTCGCGCGAGTGCGCGCACTCCATCCGCCGCTGGCGGCAGCGGCAGCAAACGCGGTGCCACGTCGCTGTCCGCAAATCAGGCCGCGGATGCCCCGATCTCAGGGATTGCACTGGGGATGATCGAAACCCGCGGGGTGGTGCCGGCCATCGAGGCAGCTGATGCCATGACCAAGGCCGCCGAAGTCACGCTGATCTGTCGGGAATTCGTCGGCGGTGGTTACGTCACCGTGATGGTGCGGGGTGAAACCGGTGCTGTGAACGCCGCCGTGCGTGCCGGAGCCGATGCCTGCGAGAGGGTCGGCGACGGTCTGGTCGCTGCCCACATCATTGCCCGTCCCCATCAGGAGGTGGAGCCTGCCCTGGTCAGCAGTGGCGCCCTGCGCCGCAGTTGA
- a CDS encoding NAD(P)H-quinone oxidoreductase subunit F produces MTSELSLPVQVAWLIPLYGFAGMLVSLPWAAGLFRRQAHRPAAYLNILLTLLAFVHGSLILQEVFQSGPVDLAYPWLTLADLELDISFSLTLTNLVALELITGLSLLSQVYSLGYMDKEWALARFFALLGFFEGAMSGVVLSDSLFQSYFLLEMLTLSTYLLVGFWYAQPLVITAARDAFLTKRVGDVLLLMGVVALCSFSGAMGFGDLYVWASRDTLSPLAATLLGLGLIAGPTGKCAQFPMHLWLDEAMEGPNPASILRNSVVVTCGAIVLLKVMPILQHSPVALVVLLVIGSISAIGGSLVAIAQVDIKRTLSYSTTAHLGLVFIAIALQIPVLALLLLFSHAVSKALLSMSIGGVIASTNCQDITELGGLASRMPATTTAYLVGSAGLVGFLPLGGFLALAQSIELLSVRSVPFMAVFLLTNALTALGLVRVFRHVFLGDSLIKSRRAAEVNWQMALPMVALTVIVLLTPVLLVRLESLDGLLAFPLWAAALVVGSGLVGLVAGALLPLSKAWSRSLNPALRWFQDLLAYDFYTEEFYRLTIVNVVAGISRLASWFDRTVVDGVLHGVARLSLQSAESLKLSVSGQGQSYVLTVLVAIVLFLTSVSWFLA; encoded by the coding sequence TTGACTTCGGAGCTGTCCTTACCCGTCCAGGTTGCCTGGCTGATTCCGCTTTACGGATTCGCCGGCATGCTCGTGTCGCTTCCCTGGGCAGCGGGTTTGTTCCGGCGTCAGGCTCACCGGCCGGCGGCCTACCTGAACATCCTTCTGACCCTGCTGGCCTTCGTGCACGGCAGCCTGATCCTGCAGGAGGTCTTCCAGTCCGGTCCGGTCGATCTGGCCTATCCCTGGCTGACGCTGGCCGACCTGGAGCTCGACATCAGCTTCAGCCTCACGCTCACCAACCTGGTGGCCCTGGAACTGATCACCGGTCTCAGCCTGCTCTCCCAGGTTTATTCCCTTGGATATATGGACAAGGAATGGGCCCTGGCCCGTTTCTTCGCCCTGCTCGGTTTCTTTGAAGGGGCCATGAGCGGGGTGGTGCTGAGTGATTCGCTCTTCCAGAGCTATTTCCTGCTGGAGATGCTCACCCTCTCCACGTATCTGCTGGTGGGGTTCTGGTATGCCCAGCCCCTGGTGATCACCGCCGCCCGCGACGCTTTTCTCACCAAGCGCGTCGGTGATGTGCTGCTGCTGATGGGCGTGGTGGCGCTCTGCAGCTTCTCCGGTGCGATGGGTTTCGGTGATCTCTATGTCTGGGCATCGCGCGACACCCTCTCCCCTCTGGCAGCGACGCTGCTGGGTCTTGGCCTGATCGCAGGCCCCACGGGCAAGTGCGCTCAGTTCCCGATGCACCTCTGGTTGGATGAGGCGATGGAGGGGCCGAATCCCGCCTCGATCCTGCGGAACTCCGTGGTGGTGACCTGCGGGGCGATCGTGCTGCTCAAGGTGATGCCGATCCTTCAGCATTCGCCGGTGGCGCTGGTGGTGCTGCTGGTGATCGGCAGCATCAGTGCCATCGGTGGGTCCCTGGTGGCCATCGCCCAGGTGGACATCAAGCGCACGCTGTCGTATTCGACCACCGCTCATCTGGGCCTGGTGTTCATCGCCATTGCCCTGCAGATCCCGGTTCTGGCACTGCTGCTGCTGTTTTCTCACGCCGTCTCCAAAGCGCTGCTCTCGATGAGCATCGGTGGCGTGATCGCGTCCACCAACTGCCAGGACATCACGGAACTGGGTGGTCTTGCCAGCCGCATGCCGGCCACCACCACCGCCTATCTGGTGGGAAGTGCAGGCCTGGTCGGCTTTCTTCCCCTGGGTGGCTTCCTGGCGCTGGCCCAGTCGATCGAGCTGCTCAGCGTGCGCTCGGTGCCGTTCATGGCTGTGTTTCTGCTCACCAATGCCCTGACAGCACTCGGACTGGTGCGGGTGTTCCGCCACGTCTTCCTCGGTGACTCCCTGATCAAGTCCCGCCGGGCGGCCGAAGTGAACTGGCAGATGGCCCTGCCGATGGTCGCTCTCACCGTGATCGTGCTGCTGACGCCGGTGCTGCTGGTGCGTCTGGAATCGCTCGATGGCCTGCTGGCGTTTCCGCTCTGGGCTGCAGCCCTTGTGGTGGGCAGCGGTCTGGTGGGGCTGGTGGCCGGAGCTCTGCTGCCGTTGAGCAAGGCCTGGTCGCGATCGCTCAACCCCGCACTGCGCTGGTTCCAGGATCTGCTGGCCTACGACTTCTACACCGAGGAGTTTTACCGGCTCACGATCGTCAATGTGGTGGCCGGCATCTCGCGTCTGGCCTCCTGGTTTGACCGCACGGTGGTGGATGGGGTGCTTCACGGTGTGGCGAGGCTGTCTCTGCAGAGCGCTGAGAGCCTCAAGCTCAGCGTCAGCGGACAGGGCCAGTCCTATGTGCTCACGGTGCTGGTCGCCATCGTTCTCTTCCTCACTTCGGTGAGCTGGTTCCTCGCCTGA
- a CDS encoding form I ribulose bisphosphate carboxylase large subunit — MSKKYDAGVKEYRDTYWTPDYVPLDTDLLACFKCTGQEGVPKEEVAAAVAAESSTGTWSTVWSELLTDLDFYKGRCYRIEDVPGDKESFYAFIAYPLDLFEEGSITNVLTSLVGNVFGFKALRHLRLEDLRFPLAFIKTCYGPPNGIQVERDRMNKYGRPLLGCTIKPKLGLSGKNYGRVVYECLRGGLDFTKDDENINSQPFQRWQNRFEFVAEAIKLSEQETGEKKGHYLNVTANTPEEMYERAEFAKELGMPIIMHDFITGGFTANTGLSKWCRKNGMLLHIHRAMHAVIDRHPKHGIHFRVLAKCLRLSGGDQLHTGTVVGKLEGDRQTTLGYIDQLRESFVPEDRSRGNFFDQDWGSMPGVFAVASGGIHVWHMPALVTIFGDDSVLQFGGGTHGHPWGSAAGAAANRVALEACVKARNAGRHLEKESRDILMEAAKHSPELAIALETWKEIKFEFDTVDKLDVQG; from the coding sequence ATGAGCAAGAAGTACGACGCTGGGGTCAAGGAGTACAGGGACACTTACTGGACTCCTGATTACGTTCCCCTCGACACCGACCTGCTGGCCTGCTTCAAATGCACCGGCCAGGAAGGCGTTCCCAAGGAGGAAGTGGCCGCTGCTGTGGCTGCTGAATCCTCCACCGGCACCTGGTCCACTGTGTGGTCCGAGCTCCTCACCGATCTCGACTTCTACAAAGGCCGCTGCTACCGCATCGAGGACGTCCCTGGTGACAAGGAGTCCTTCTACGCCTTCATCGCCTACCCCCTCGACCTGTTCGAGGAAGGGTCCATCACCAACGTTCTGACCTCACTGGTCGGCAACGTGTTCGGCTTCAAGGCCCTGCGCCACCTGCGTCTCGAAGACCTGCGCTTCCCGCTGGCCTTCATCAAGACCTGCTACGGCCCGCCGAACGGCATCCAGGTCGAGCGCGACCGGATGAACAAGTACGGCCGTCCTCTGCTGGGTTGCACCATCAAGCCGAAGCTCGGCCTGAGCGGTAAGAACTACGGCCGTGTCGTCTATGAGTGCCTTCGCGGCGGTCTGGACTTCACCAAGGACGACGAGAACATCAACTCCCAGCCGTTCCAGCGTTGGCAGAACCGCTTCGAATTCGTTGCGGAAGCCATCAAGCTGTCCGAGCAGGAGACCGGCGAGAAGAAGGGTCACTACCTCAACGTGACCGCCAACACTCCCGAGGAGATGTACGAGCGCGCTGAGTTCGCCAAGGAACTCGGCATGCCGATCATCATGCACGACTTCATCACCGGCGGCTTCACAGCCAACACCGGTCTGTCGAAGTGGTGCCGCAAGAACGGCATGTTGCTGCACATCCACCGCGCCATGCACGCGGTGATCGACCGTCATCCCAAGCACGGCATTCACTTCCGCGTCCTCGCCAAGTGTCTGCGTCTGTCCGGTGGTGACCAGCTCCACACCGGCACCGTGGTCGGCAAGCTCGAGGGTGACCGTCAGACCACCCTCGGCTACATCGACCAGCTGCGCGAATCGTTCGTGCCCGAAGACCGCAGCCGCGGCAACTTCTTCGATCAGGACTGGGGCTCCATGCCCGGCGTGTTCGCCGTCGCCTCCGGCGGTATCCACGTGTGGCACATGCCCGCCCTGGTCACCATCTTCGGCGACGACTCCGTTCTGCAGTTCGGTGGTGGTACCCACGGTCACCCCTGGGGTTCCGCTGCAGGTGCTGCGGCCAACCGCGTGGCCCTCGAGGCCTGCGTCAAGGCCCGCAACGCCGGCCGCCATCTCGAGAAAGAGAGCCGCGACATCCTCATGGAAGCCGCTAAGCACAGCCCCGAGCTGGCGATCGCCCTCGAGACCTGGAAGGAGATCAAGTTCGAGTTCGACACCGTCGACAAGCTCGACGTTCAGGGCTGA
- a CDS encoding CsoS2 family carboxysome shell protein yields the protein MARLSSRELALERRKALTTTGKKAPAAARSGDSRVRTAADARPTRTRANAPVEPVVPAAAAPQQAKVFTTLAPSRASQVQPQRHPSRDLVLARREALSRRGKTADTSRDRNRADVARQTKAAAPAAVPAETTKSCGCGGKRASEQASLSASAPKFSARSERRSATPKRRAIENPSRALVLARRDAMSKHGKTAGKQPTSAAAVARQANPDLTSRELAQQVRELRAKAGARNKQGAAVSRPTGPNRHGAKQAAAADAHWKVGESTTSSGQTVTGTQANRSVKTTGNEASTCRSITGTEYLGAEVFQTFCQSAPEPTTPAKVRVTATSHGNRVTGNEVGRSEKVTGDEPGTCKNVTGTEYISSNQAVSYCGGGNTSPRKVGHSLTEQGRPVSGVMVGRSASVTGDEAGANRNLTGDQYLGSDPLPEGRPATKVGLSGTLSGTGVTGTLVGRSSQVTGNEFGSCHRVTGDQYISAEQVNGFCGRQPEPEAAKVGFSVTNRNLVVSGTRTGRSDKVTGDEPGTCKAVTGTPYAGLEEAGQNCGTPAVQAIRERTPVRPGTPAAPMTGLQPGIGGVMTGAERGACEAVTGTPYVGADQLSAACGSEAPAGSDSHGQAPEGAAWTRFSVTSPARAAQQQRDAQGGVTGTAYEQGNRITGPFDMAGGKVTGTEQFRFDNREFQRRQFQPTVAVVSEPAEQPASRVTGEGSSRKVTGDDWDRGEHVTGTEGASARRRNPTRPGPMSAMAPYERKRNEENEWPVSRVTGSSGNTDKGSLITVSGGARG from the coding sequence ATGGCAAGACTCTCCAGTCGCGAACTCGCACTCGAACGCCGCAAGGCGCTCACCACCACCGGTAAGAAGGCTCCTGCCGCAGCCCGGTCCGGTGACAGCCGGGTGCGCACTGCCGCTGATGCCCGTCCGACCCGAACCCGGGCCAATGCCCCTGTTGAACCCGTCGTCCCTGCTGCCGCAGCTCCGCAGCAGGCGAAGGTGTTCACAACGTTGGCACCGTCGCGTGCCAGTCAGGTGCAGCCTCAGCGCCACCCGAGCCGCGATCTGGTTCTGGCCCGTCGTGAGGCCCTCTCCCGCCGTGGCAAGACCGCCGACACCAGCCGCGATCGCAACCGCGCCGATGTGGCACGTCAGACCAAAGCCGCTGCTCCTGCAGCTGTCCCTGCTGAGACCACGAAGAGCTGTGGCTGCGGTGGCAAGCGTGCCTCTGAACAGGCTTCCCTGAGTGCATCGGCCCCCAAGTTTTCCGCCCGTTCGGAGCGCCGTTCTGCGACGCCCAAGCGCCGGGCCATTGAGAACCCGAGCCGTGCCCTGGTGCTTGCCCGTCGCGATGCCATGTCGAAGCACGGCAAGACCGCCGGGAAGCAGCCCACCAGTGCAGCCGCCGTCGCGCGGCAGGCCAATCCTGATCTCACCAGCCGCGAGCTGGCCCAGCAGGTGCGTGAGCTGCGGGCCAAGGCCGGTGCCCGCAACAAGCAGGGTGCCGCTGTGAGCCGCCCTACAGGCCCCAATCGCCATGGCGCCAAGCAGGCCGCCGCCGCTGATGCTCATTGGAAGGTGGGCGAAAGCACCACCAGCTCCGGTCAGACGGTCACCGGCACCCAGGCCAACCGTTCGGTGAAGACCACCGGAAACGAAGCCAGCACCTGCCGCTCGATCACAGGAACGGAATATCTCGGAGCCGAGGTGTTCCAGACCTTCTGCCAATCCGCTCCCGAGCCAACCACTCCGGCCAAGGTGCGCGTCACCGCCACCAGCCACGGCAATCGGGTCACCGGTAATGAGGTGGGTCGTTCCGAGAAGGTCACCGGTGACGAGCCCGGCACCTGCAAGAACGTGACCGGAACCGAATACATCTCCTCCAATCAGGCTGTCTCCTACTGCGGTGGCGGCAACACCTCCCCCCGCAAGGTGGGCCACAGCCTCACCGAGCAGGGCCGTCCCGTCAGCGGTGTGATGGTGGGGCGTTCCGCCAGCGTCACCGGCGATGAAGCCGGTGCCAATCGCAATCTCACCGGCGATCAGTACCTCGGTTCCGATCCCCTGCCCGAAGGTCGCCCCGCCACGAAGGTCGGCCTCTCCGGCACCCTCTCCGGCACCGGCGTCACCGGCACCCTGGTCGGCCGCTCCTCCCAGGTGACCGGCAATGAGTTCGGGTCCTGTCACAGGGTCACCGGCGATCAGTACATCAGTGCTGAACAGGTGAACGGCTTCTGCGGCAGACAGCCCGAACCCGAGGCCGCCAAGGTCGGCTTCAGTGTCACCAACCGCAACCTTGTGGTGAGCGGCACCCGCACCGGCCGATCCGACAAGGTCACCGGCGACGAGCCCGGTACCTGCAAAGCGGTAACAGGAACCCCTTATGCGGGGCTGGAAGAAGCTGGTCAGAACTGCGGCACTCCGGCCGTTCAGGCCATCCGTGAACGCACCCCGGTCCGTCCCGGCACCCCGGCAGCCCCGATGACCGGACTGCAGCCTGGAATCGGCGGCGTGATGACAGGCGCCGAGCGCGGAGCCTGTGAAGCCGTCACCGGCACGCCTTATGTGGGTGCCGATCAGTTGTCCGCCGCCTGCGGCAGCGAGGCTCCGGCTGGCAGTGACTCCCACGGCCAGGCGCCCGAGGGTGCGGCCTGGACCCGCTTCAGTGTGACGTCACCGGCCCGTGCCGCTCAGCAGCAGCGCGATGCCCAGGGCGGAGTCACCGGCACGGCCTATGAGCAGGGCAACCGCATCACCGGCCCCTTCGACATGGCCGGCGGCAAGGTCACCGGAACGGAGCAGTTCCGCTTCGATAACCGCGAGTTTCAGCGCCGTCAGTTCCAGCCCACTGTTGCCGTGGTGAGTGAACCGGCTGAACAGCCAGCCTCCCGCGTCACCGGTGAGGGGTCGTCCAGGAAAGTCACCGGTGATGACTGGGATCGTGGTGAGCACGTCACCGGCACCGAAGGCGCTTCCGCCCGTCGCCGCAACCCCACACGTCCGGGCCCGATGAGTGCGATGGCTCCTTACGAACGCAAGCGCAATGAAGAGAACGAGTGGCCTGTCAGCCGGGTCACCGGCTCCAGCGGCAACACCGACAAGGGTTCCCTGATCACCGTCTCCGGCGGCGCACGGGGCTGA
- a CDS encoding carboxysome peptide A, translating into MLIVKVIKPLVSTNRIPDFEHKHLQVVQDGSTKKVAVDAVGAKPGDWVICVSSSAAREAAGSKSYPSDLTIVGIIDHWEPDPPKTPAPAPAPSSTPAGGPTS; encoded by the coding sequence ATGCTCATCGTCAAGGTCATCAAGCCGCTCGTCTCCACCAACCGCATCCCGGACTTCGAGCACAAGCATCTGCAGGTGGTTCAGGACGGCAGTACCAAGAAAGTGGCCGTTGATGCCGTGGGTGCCAAACCGGGCGACTGGGTGATCTGCGTCAGCAGCTCCGCCGCCCGCGAAGCCGCCGGAAGCAAGTCGTATCCCAGTGATCTCACCATCGTGGGGATCATCGATCACTGGGAACCGGATCCGCCGAAGACCCCCGCACCGGCGCCGGCACCCAGCAGCACCCCTGCCGGAGGACCCACCAGCTGA
- a CDS encoding carboxysome peptide B: protein MEIMQVMGTLVCTFRVAGLDHMHLRVLRNAKGKKLVAVDPVGAREGNWVFTASGSAARHACPDNKVLTDLTIGGIIDHWTPDG from the coding sequence ATGGAAATCATGCAGGTGATGGGAACTCTCGTGTGCACATTCCGTGTGGCAGGGCTGGATCACATGCACCTGCGCGTCTTGCGCAACGCCAAGGGCAAGAAGCTCGTGGCGGTGGATCCCGTGGGTGCTCGCGAGGGCAACTGGGTGTTCACTGCCAGCGGCTCAGCCGCCCGGCATGCGTGCCCCGACAACAAGGTGCTCACCGATCTGACGATCGGTGGAATCATCGACCACTGGACGCCGGACGGATAG
- a CDS encoding carboxysome shell carbonic anhydrase encodes MVRSMPSRGGRPQAPTAPTRRQLQNNGPAAGASVPPMESVSDSTKTRDAALQRRRALTTAGKAAKLVQGSIGGGRVRTAVDQQRRTPQQQAVAQQPGWVRREKSQTSVVPFNLSRSSLPLTHRQHPLTDSAGNARLQAYELEVKGRFDRIVPLLKRVSALQHEPDFIEQAQRLTRTELGFDLPQHILERAWVRPLDMRALFAWCVFESHRLFSDRFFQDDPLDGASGSASSREFEQFLLDCGIHLLDVTPCADGRLAHTVAYALRIPFSAVRRRSHAGAMFDVENTVNRWVKTEHRRYREGMPNPATEPTRYLKVVTYHFSSLDPEHQGCAAHGSNDELAASAGYQRLLDFREAVENSFCCGASVDLLLIGLDTDTDAIRVHPPSRDSEMVLDQWLCARDLHAATASMSADQAMVQIAEAVESAAPGPMDPGMVTFLTRLIANNCSQIDYVQDLHGAPYPDAGHAERFIGVGIGFKEVHLRNLTYFAHLDTVEEGAPDLDVGVKIFRGLNVSRDLPIPVVIRFDYSGRVPGARQRAIADCTRVNQAIASRYSELVDQGLLHTCLTVRDRNQTAPAEVVGSTLAPPLQEAH; translated from the coding sequence ATGGTTCGCTCCATGCCTTCCCGCGGCGGGCGACCTCAGGCCCCCACGGCTCCCACGCGCCGGCAACTGCAGAACAACGGTCCTGCAGCCGGCGCTTCTGTTCCACCCATGGAGTCGGTTTCGGACTCCACCAAGACCCGGGATGCTGCTCTGCAGCGTCGGCGTGCACTGACCACGGCCGGCAAAGCGGCGAAGCTGGTCCAGGGTTCCATCGGTGGCGGTCGGGTTCGCACGGCTGTTGATCAGCAGCGTCGGACCCCTCAGCAGCAGGCTGTGGCGCAGCAACCGGGCTGGGTCCGCCGAGAGAAGAGCCAGACCTCTGTGGTTCCCTTCAACCTGAGCCGCTCCTCCCTGCCGCTCACCCATCGCCAGCACCCGCTCACCGATTCGGCCGGCAATGCACGACTGCAGGCGTACGAGCTGGAGGTGAAGGGGCGTTTCGATCGCATTGTTCCCCTGCTCAAGCGGGTCTCGGCCCTGCAGCATGAACCCGATTTCATCGAGCAGGCTCAGCGCCTCACCAGGACAGAACTGGGCTTCGATCTGCCTCAGCACATCCTTGAACGGGCCTGGGTGCGTCCCCTCGACATGCGGGCGCTGTTCGCCTGGTGTGTCTTTGAAAGCCATCGCCTGTTCAGTGATCGTTTCTTTCAGGACGATCCCCTCGATGGGGCCAGCGGCAGTGCCTCCTCAAGGGAATTCGAGCAGTTCCTGCTCGACTGCGGCATTCATCTGCTCGACGTGACGCCCTGCGCCGATGGCCGCCTGGCTCACACCGTGGCCTACGCGTTGCGCATCCCCTTCAGCGCCGTGCGTCGCCGCTCCCATGCCGGCGCCATGTTCGACGTGGAGAACACGGTGAACCGCTGGGTGAAGACCGAGCATCGCCGCTACCGCGAGGGGATGCCCAACCCCGCCACCGAACCGACCCGTTATCTGAAGGTCGTCACGTATCACTTCAGCTCCCTGGATCCCGAGCATCAGGGTTGTGCCGCCCATGGAAGCAACGATGAGCTGGCGGCATCAGCCGGGTATCAGCGCCTGCTCGATTTCCGGGAAGCCGTGGAGAACAGCTTCTGCTGCGGTGCTTCGGTGGATCTCCTGCTGATCGGCCTGGACACCGACACCGACGCCATCCGCGTTCACCCTCCCAGCCGGGACAGTGAAATGGTTCTGGATCAGTGGCTGTGTGCCCGTGATCTGCATGCCGCCACCGCTTCGATGAGCGCGGATCAGGCCATGGTGCAGATCGCGGAGGCTGTCGAATCCGCAGCCCCGGGTCCGATGGATCCCGGCATGGTCACCTTCCTCACGCGTCTGATCGCCAACAACTGCTCCCAGATCGACTACGTGCAGGATCTGCATGGCGCTCCCTATCCGGACGCCGGTCATGCCGAGCGTTTCATCGGTGTCGGAATCGGTTTCAAGGAGGTGCACCTGCGCAACCTCACCTACTTCGCCCATCTCGACACCGTCGAGGAGGGAGCCCCCGATCTGGACGTGGGCGTCAAGATCTTCCGTGGTCTGAACGTCTCCCGTGATCTGCCGATCCCCGTCGTGATCCGCTTCGACTATTCGGGTCGCGTTCCCGGCGCCCGTCAGCGGGCGATCGCCGACTGCACCCGGGTGAATCAGGCCATCGCCAGCCGTTACAGCGAGCTGGTCGATCAGGGCCTGCTGCACACGTGCCTCACCGTTCGTGATCGCAACCAGACGGCTCCGGCCGAGGTCGTCGGTTCCACCCTCGCCCCCCCGCTCCAGGAGGCTCACTGA
- a CDS encoding ribulose bisphosphate carboxylase small subunit: MPFQSTVGDYQTVATLETFGFLPPMTQDEIFDQIAYIIAQGWSPLIEHVHPSNSMASYWSYWKLPFFGEKDLNVVVSELEACHRAYPDHHVRIVGYDAYTQSQGSCFVVFEGR; this comes from the coding sequence ATGCCTTTCCAGAGCACAGTGGGTGACTATCAAACAGTCGCCACCCTGGAGACCTTCGGCTTTCTCCCGCCGATGACCCAGGACGAGATCTTTGACCAGATCGCCTACATCATTGCCCAGGGCTGGAGCCCGCTCATCGAGCACGTCCACCCCAGCAACTCCATGGCCTCCTATTGGTCCTATTGGAAGCTCCCCTTCTTCGGTGAGAAGGATCTCAACGTTGTCGTGAGTGAGCTCGAGGCCTGCCATCGCGCTTACCCCGATCACCACGTGCGCATCGTCGGTTACGACGCCTACACCCAGAGCCAGGGTTCCTGCTTCGTGGTCTTCGAAGGCCGCTGA